The nucleotide sequence ATCAACCCATTTACATTACATCACATACTCATATATAAGCAACTTATTGCATCTAAAAAGtttgttattataattaatCACAAGTAACTAATCAAACTCTtgtgtcaaaaagaaaattaaatctcTGAAATCTCAATATTTTCTCGAACAAGCTTAACAAGTCCTTGaagtgtaaccaaaaaaaaaaagtccttgAAGTGCAACATCAACAGCATCATTAAACCCAACATCACTCCCATTTGGGTGAGCATAACTAACCCTAGGGATCAAACCAATCACAACTTCACGCATTTTTTCAACTTCCACCCCCTTAATTCCCATTAACACCTCCTCAATCATATTACTCTTCTCCCCTACACCCCCCTCTTCAATATACACCGAATACGTATTTTTTTCCTTAGGCAAATACCAATGGTATTGCGAATACGCCGTATGTGGAGAGAAAAATACAGGTATACAACCAGCAAGTATAGAGTCAAAAGTTGACCTTCTAGTAAAAGAATCACCTGGTGCTTGAAGACAAAAACGTGACTCCATCATAACACTAAGTACTTCCATTGGTTGATGACATTTACTATTCCCACCTCCACAATCAACCAACTTGCAAAGAGATGACTCATTACATTGTTTAAACAACTCATCACGAATCTTTGCTTTTCCTAACCCTTTTCTTTTCCCACcaataaatgaaaacaaaaacggCCTGTCGTTTTGTCTCATTTTATTCTGCCACGTAAgcatttcttcttttgtttttggatgAAAATACGACGGGTAAGGTATGCCGTTTTGGTTTTCACCTTCCCAAGGTTGTCTTTCAATTGTTAGCACCGACATGTTTTTGACAGGTGGTAGGTTTAATAATATGTTGGCTCCAAAATCGGACCCACTTGATGACCGCATGAAATCCCATGCGGTCCTTCCTAGTGAAATAAAATGATCCTTACCATTGTGACGATTCCACCAAGGTAGACTTAGTACGTGGTCGATTAGATCAACGGCTAAGGAGTCGCGGAGAGTGTGATTCGCTTCGCGGAACATGCTTGACGCGTGTAGTCCACCATAGAATGGTATATAGAATAAAATTGCTTGATTAGGATCCCACGTGCGACACACGTGATTTTCTAACCTAGCATGGAAAATCATTTCTGCTAACAATTGGTGTGTTGTGTACCATGATGTTTTTGAGAGGGGTTGACCTAAGCCATTGTTCTTCACATGAGGGCACATATTTGTGTAGATGTTGAGATTTTCGCAGTTTTTGAGTAGGTCAAGGTTGAAACGTGGAGGGAGATTGTAAATGTAGAATGATGGAGTTGATCCATCGcatgtggtggtggtggtggtgtcgGTGGTGGTAGTTGTGGTGGTTATTGTTGTGGGGTACATGAAGTAAAGAAGGAAGAGGCATAAAGTAATAAAGAGAGTGAATTTTACCCATTGGTGAGTTTCTTTGGTTTTTGAGAAGCTTTGGGATTTTGTTGTGCATGGTAGAGAATTTAGAGGTTGAGTTGGTGATGACTTTCTGAAAAACattgagaaggaaaaaaagagaaGGAGGGAGAGAGATGTAGGAGATGAATGATTGCATGCACGATTTTGAAGAGGTCTTTATTTGGATATTATATATAcatgaaaatttgaaaacgACTAGGTTTATTTTGGAAATAGGAAGCATTAAAACTTGATATAGAAAAA is from Medicago truncatula cultivar Jemalong A17 chromosome 1, MtrunA17r5.0-ANR, whole genome shotgun sequence and encodes:
- the LOC25482729 gene encoding probable xyloglucan galactosyltransferase GT17; the protein is MFFRKSSPTQPLNSLPCTTKSQSFSKTKETHQWVKFTLFITLCLFLLYFMYPTTITTTTTTTDTTTTTTCDGSTPSFYIYNLPPRFNLDLLKNCENLNIYTNMCPHVKNNGLGQPLSKTSWYTTHQLLAEMIFHARLENHVCRTWDPNQAILFYIPFYGGLHASSMFREANHTLRDSLAVDLIDHVLSLPWWNRHNGKDHFISLGRTAWDFMRSSSGSDFGANILLNLPPVKNMSVLTIERQPWEGENQNGIPYPSYFHPKTKEEMLTWQNKMRQNDRPFLFSFIGGKRKGLGKAKIRDELFKQCNESSLCKLVDCGGGNSKCHQPMEVLSVMMESRFCLQAPGDSFTRRSTFDSILAGCIPVFFSPHTAYSQYHWYLPKEKNTYSVYIEEGGVGEKSNMIEEVLMGIKGVEVEKMREVVIGLIPRVSYAHPNGSDVGFNDAVDVALQGLFFFGYTSRTC